The Pseudomonas azotoformans genome has a segment encoding these proteins:
- a CDS encoding alpha/beta hydrolase, producing the protein MTDPLILQPAKPADACVIWLHGLGADRYDFLPVAEALQESLLTTRFVLPQAPTRPVTINGGYEMPSWYDIKAMSPARSISLEELEVSAKMVTDLIEAQKRTGIDASRIFLAGFSQGGAVVFHTAFLNWEGPLGGVIALSTYAPTFSDELELSASQQRIPTLCLHGQYDDVVQNAMGRSAYEHLKTRGVTVTWQEYPMGHEVLPEEIRDIGAWLTARLG; encoded by the coding sequence ATGACCGACCCCTTGATTCTTCAGCCCGCCAAGCCCGCAGACGCCTGCGTCATCTGGTTGCATGGCCTGGGTGCCGATCGCTACGACTTCCTGCCGGTGGCCGAAGCGCTGCAGGAAAGCTTGCTGACCACCCGTTTCGTTTTGCCCCAGGCACCGACCCGCCCGGTGACGATCAACGGTGGCTACGAGATGCCGAGTTGGTACGACATCAAGGCCATGAGCCCAGCGCGCTCCATCAGCCTGGAAGAGCTGGAAGTCTCAGCCAAAATGGTCACGGATTTGATCGAAGCGCAGAAGAGAACCGGAATAGACGCGTCGCGCATTTTCCTCGCCGGTTTCTCCCAAGGCGGTGCCGTGGTTTTCCATACCGCATTCCTGAATTGGGAAGGCCCGTTGGGTGGCGTGATCGCCCTCTCCACTTATGCGCCGACCTTCAGTGATGAACTCGAATTGTCCGCCAGTCAGCAGCGTATTCCGACGCTGTGCCTGCACGGCCAATATGACGACGTGGTGCAAAACGCCATGGGCCGTAGTGCCTATGAGCATTTGAAGACCCGTGGTGTCACCGTGACATGGCAGGAATACCCAATGGGCCACGAAGTGTTACCCGAAGAGATCCGCGATATCGGTGCCTGGTTGACCGCTCGCCTGGGCTGA
- a CDS encoding DUF1120 domain-containing protein, whose protein sequence is MGLKPALLSASLLLGANAWGMDECQLNLSETRVDFGLMNRAVAQGSPTEHSLGERRLSLSLNCPTATGLSLFYRGLAAGNERFQFTQRGSYSLRVSDALLDGQAVELGLLSGSGQSVVSSGATLRWRPEHGVVPMRAGVPANGRSLSLQLELSAWAQEDALRVSDAVTWETNGLFDAINTGRSRELRLQARFAPAACTPSLSNGGTVAFGKLSVMDLNIDKETALPTRPLVVSVACDAPTGFTLRLQDNRQGSATGPADDTSYGLGLDARQQKIGRYRLIFDPTRTTADSFPQLYRTDSPTGAAPWSSASANPLAIGASRFLGFSASAGSTGGPEPIQQLSATTSLEAVIAPLGTLDLGSEVRLDGAATLELNYL, encoded by the coding sequence ATGGGCCTGAAACCTGCCTTGTTGTCAGCCAGCCTGCTGCTGGGCGCAAACGCCTGGGGCATGGATGAGTGCCAGTTGAACCTGAGCGAAACCCGTGTGGACTTTGGCCTGATGAACCGGGCTGTTGCACAGGGTTCGCCTACAGAACACTCGTTGGGTGAACGCCGCTTGAGCCTGAGCCTGAACTGCCCCACAGCCACCGGCCTGTCCCTGTTTTATCGAGGGTTGGCGGCAGGCAACGAACGTTTCCAGTTCACCCAGCGCGGCAGCTACAGCCTGCGGGTCAGCGACGCACTGCTCGACGGCCAGGCGGTGGAATTGGGCTTGTTGTCCGGCAGCGGCCAGTCGGTGGTAAGCAGCGGCGCCACATTGCGTTGGCGACCTGAGCACGGAGTTGTGCCGATGCGCGCCGGCGTGCCGGCCAACGGGCGCAGTTTGTCGCTGCAACTGGAACTCAGTGCCTGGGCGCAAGAGGACGCCCTGCGCGTCAGCGATGCGGTCACGTGGGAAACCAACGGCCTGTTCGATGCGATCAACACCGGCCGCTCACGGGAACTGCGCCTGCAAGCGCGCTTTGCTCCTGCGGCCTGCACGCCAAGCCTGTCCAACGGCGGCACGGTGGCGTTCGGCAAGTTGTCGGTGATGGACCTGAATATCGACAAGGAAACCGCCCTGCCCACTCGACCGCTGGTGGTCAGCGTGGCGTGCGATGCGCCCACCGGCTTCACGCTGCGCCTGCAGGACAATCGCCAAGGCTCGGCCACTGGCCCCGCGGATGACACGTCATATGGCCTGGGGCTCGATGCACGACAGCAGAAAATCGGGCGCTACCGCTTGATCTTCGACCCGACACGCACCACCGCCGACAGCTTCCCCCAGCTCTATCGCACCGACTCCCCCACAGGCGCAGCGCCGTGGAGCAGCGCGAGCGCCAACCCGCTGGCGATTGGCGCCAGCCGGTTCCTCGGTTTCAGCGCCAGCGCCGGCAGCACCGGCGGCCCCGAGCCGATTCAACAACTGAGTGCCACCACCAGCCTGGAAGCGGTGATCGCACCGCTGGGCACGCTGGACCTGGGCAGCGAAGTGCGCCTCGACGGCGCCGCCACCCTCGAACTCAACTACCTCTAG
- a CDS encoding CynX/NimT family MFS transporter, translating into MTSETKLEELLIDAEADDEVIQHTPPVVSRPWLLIMGLVLVAMNLRPALSSLSPLLNEVSASLGLSAAKAGLLTTLPVLCLGLFAPLAPILARRFGAERVVLGILLTLAAGIILRSSFGEVGLFVGSLIAGASIGIIGVLLPGIVKRDFAKQAGTMTGVYTMALCLGAALAAGATVPLSHYFGGSWNLGLGFWIVPALVAAVFWLPQVGQKHGAHQVAYRVKGLLRDPLAWQVTLYMGLQSSLAYIVFGWVPSILISRGLSATEAGLLLSGSIIVQLLSALTAPWLATRGKDQRLAIVVVMLLTLGGLFGCLFAPLEGLWGWAILLGLGQGGTFSLALTLIVLRSRDAHVAANLSGMAQGIGYTLASMGPLAVGVLHDWTGGWGATGWVFGVIGLGAIIAGLGAGRALYVGVTSEKV; encoded by the coding sequence ATGACCTCTGAAACCAAACTTGAAGAACTGTTGATCGACGCAGAAGCCGACGACGAGGTGATCCAGCACACCCCACCGGTGGTGAGCCGCCCGTGGTTGTTGATCATGGGACTGGTCCTGGTGGCGATGAACCTGCGCCCGGCGCTGTCGAGCCTGTCGCCGTTGCTCAACGAGGTGTCGGCCAGTTTGGGACTGTCGGCGGCCAAGGCCGGTTTGCTGACCACCTTGCCGGTGCTGTGCCTGGGGCTGTTCGCGCCGCTGGCGCCGATCCTGGCGCGGCGTTTTGGGGCCGAACGGGTGGTGCTGGGAATTCTGTTGACGCTGGCCGCAGGTATCATCCTGCGCAGCTCATTCGGTGAAGTCGGGCTGTTTGTCGGCAGCCTGATCGCAGGTGCCAGCATTGGCATCATCGGCGTGCTGTTGCCCGGTATCGTCAAGCGTGACTTCGCCAAGCAAGCCGGCACCATGACTGGCGTCTACACCATGGCGCTGTGCCTGGGCGCAGCGCTGGCGGCGGGCGCGACGGTGCCGCTGAGTCATTATTTCGGTGGCAGCTGGAACCTGGGCCTGGGCTTCTGGATCGTGCCCGCGCTGGTGGCGGCAGTGTTCTGGTTGCCCCAGGTCGGGCAAAAACACGGCGCCCATCAGGTGGCCTATCGGGTCAAGGGCTTGCTGCGCGATCCATTGGCCTGGCAAGTCACCTTGTACATGGGCCTGCAATCCTCCCTGGCCTACATCGTGTTCGGCTGGGTGCCGTCGATCCTGATCAGCCGTGGCCTGAGTGCCACCGAAGCCGGTTTGCTGCTGTCCGGTTCGATCATCGTGCAATTGCTCAGCGCCCTGACCGCGCCATGGCTGGCCACGCGTGGCAAGGACCAGCGACTGGCCATCGTAGTAGTGATGTTGCTCACCCTTGGCGGGCTCTTCGGCTGCCTGTTTGCGCCGCTTGAAGGCTTGTGGGGCTGGGCGATCCTGCTGGGATTGGGCCAGGGCGGTACGTTCAGCCTGGCGCTGACCCTGATCGTGCTGCGCTCGCGCGACGCCCACGTGGCCGCCAACCTGTCGGGCATGGCCCAGGGCATCGGCTACACGCTTGCCTCCATGGGCCCGTTGGCGGTGGGGGTGTTGCATGACTGGACCGGTGGCTGGGGCGCCACCGGCTGGGTGTTCGGCGTGATCGGCCTGGGCGCGATCATCGCCGGGTTGGGGGCTGGTCGTGCCCTTTACGTCGGGGTGACCAGCGAGAAGGTTTAG
- a CDS encoding DUF1120 domain-containing protein produces MNPVLTPLAALALLAGTAHAASTADLAVTGLITPMACTPLLSSGGLVDFGKISRNDLNLTNGTRLPHKYLTLTVNCNAPGRFALRMRDNRDGTAHVNSEIFYGLGLDTSGNKIGVYSVSFDPKQTVVDDLAVVYGTESTTGGLAWRTANLNPIDVGSRSLLGFTDVVGSTAGPSAIQMLTSTLKLEATINARQNLDLSVETPMDGSATLEVVYL; encoded by the coding sequence ATGAACCCCGTTCTGACCCCTCTGGCCGCGCTGGCCCTGCTGGCTGGCACCGCACACGCCGCGTCCACTGCCGATCTGGCCGTCACAGGCCTGATCACACCCATGGCCTGCACGCCATTGTTGTCCAGCGGCGGCCTGGTGGACTTCGGCAAGATCTCACGCAACGACCTCAACCTCACCAACGGCACCCGCCTGCCCCACAAATACCTGACGCTGACCGTCAACTGCAACGCCCCCGGTCGCTTCGCTCTGCGCATGCGCGACAACCGCGACGGCACGGCCCACGTCAATAGCGAGATTTTCTACGGACTGGGGCTGGACACCAGCGGCAACAAGATCGGCGTGTACTCGGTGAGTTTCGATCCCAAGCAAACCGTGGTCGATGACCTGGCCGTGGTGTACGGCACCGAGTCCACCACCGGTGGCCTGGCCTGGCGCACCGCCAACCTCAACCCCATCGATGTCGGCTCGCGCAGCTTGCTCGGTTTTACCGATGTGGTCGGTAGCACTGCCGGCCCCTCGGCCATCCAGATGCTGACCAGCACATTGAAGCTGGAAGCCACGATCAACGCCCGGCAGAACCTGGACCTCAGCGTGGAAACACCGATGGACGGGTCGGCCACGTTGGAAGTTGTGTACCTGTAA
- a CDS encoding type II toxin-antitoxin system MqsR family toxin, which produces MEKYTPHYDLAVIKADVRRLGRSAFTQSAQKCGWELRFSIEQMQDVIYELQNWMLYKSMTTYGDHRVWQDVYHTHSKGREIYIKVTYRADGRPPVISFKEKSQ; this is translated from the coding sequence ATGGAAAAGTACACACCTCATTACGATTTGGCGGTGATAAAGGCGGATGTGAGACGGCTGGGGAGAAGCGCCTTCACACAGTCAGCACAAAAGTGCGGTTGGGAGCTGCGCTTCAGCATCGAGCAAATGCAAGACGTCATTTATGAATTACAAAACTGGATGCTGTACAAATCGATGACCACTTATGGGGACCATCGAGTCTGGCAGGACGTGTACCACACCCACTCGAAAGGCAGGGAGATTTACATCAAGGTGACTTACCGCGCAGACGGAAGGCCACCGGTGATCTCCTTCAAGGAGAAAAGCCAATGA
- a CDS encoding DUF1120 domain-containing protein, producing the protein MSKSLNTLIATLLLVGVSNSFAASSIDMSVRGLITPSACSPSLGNGGQYDVGKISAKDLKLNDYTSLGDYVTQLTVTCEAPTLMAIEPKDNRAGSEAMGEPSYFGLGLINGSEKLGSVSAFLEKVFADGVAARATDSMDGGSTWERHRSISPNSITSVANSAAYTPIPVQSFEAQMMLTPVIAPASTLTLTEEVPIDGSITLTVRYL; encoded by the coding sequence TTGAGCAAGTCCCTGAATACCCTGATCGCTACGCTGCTGCTGGTTGGCGTCAGCAACAGTTTTGCCGCCTCCAGCATTGACATGAGCGTGCGCGGACTGATCACCCCGAGCGCGTGCTCGCCCAGCCTGGGCAATGGCGGGCAGTACGATGTCGGCAAGATTTCCGCCAAGGATCTCAAGCTCAACGACTACACATCGCTAGGCGATTATGTCACGCAACTGACCGTGACCTGCGAGGCCCCGACCCTGATGGCCATTGAGCCAAAGGACAACCGGGCGGGTTCGGAGGCCATGGGTGAGCCGTCCTACTTTGGCCTGGGGCTGATCAACGGCAGTGAAAAACTCGGTTCCGTTTCTGCATTTCTGGAGAAGGTGTTCGCCGATGGCGTGGCGGCCAGGGCGACCGACTCGATGGATGGCGGTTCGACCTGGGAACGACACCGCTCCATAAGCCCCAATAGCATCACTTCAGTCGCCAACAGCGCGGCTTACACGCCAATCCCGGTGCAATCGTTCGAAGCCCAGATGATGCTGACTCCGGTCATCGCCCCCGCCAGTACCCTGACACTGACCGAAGAAGTGCCCATCGACGGCTCGATCACCCTGACCGTGCGTTACCTCTAA
- a CDS encoding type II toxin-antitoxin system MqsA family antitoxin translates to MKEPELCYICGAPDALHYFEGRSETISVKGMERRVDNLSGWECHVCGDGFWDPDTDSADRFGEAGDELVVVARKMIGAEIKRIRRKLHLTQKEAVELLSGGGHNAFSRYERGELLAPKTLVVLMRLLDRHPHLLADAKALAEGADMRGAFTYTKHDKAETLKAS, encoded by the coding sequence ATGAAAGAACCAGAGCTTTGCTATATCTGCGGCGCACCCGACGCACTGCACTACTTCGAGGGCCGCAGTGAAACCATCAGTGTCAAAGGCATGGAGCGTCGGGTGGATAATCTTTCCGGCTGGGAATGTCATGTATGTGGAGACGGCTTTTGGGATCCGGATACAGATAGCGCCGACCGTTTTGGAGAAGCAGGCGATGAACTCGTCGTCGTCGCCCGAAAAATGATCGGCGCCGAGATAAAACGCATCCGCCGCAAACTGCACCTTACGCAAAAAGAGGCCGTGGAACTGCTCTCCGGTGGCGGCCACAACGCCTTCTCACGTTACGAGCGCGGCGAACTGCTTGCCCCCAAAACCCTAGTGGTACTGATGCGTTTGCTGGATCGTCACCCGCACTTGCTGGCTGACGCAAAAGCCCTGGCCGAGGGCGCAGACATGCGCGGCGCCTTCACCTACACCAAGCACGATAAGGCCGAAACACTCAAAGCGTCCTAG
- a CDS encoding DUF1120 domain-containing protein, giving the protein MSTPRNLLIAALLASVGPAFAASSIDLSVRGAITPSACTPGLPNAGVIELGKVSAKDLRLDLPTYLPGQTLEMTVTCEAATLFAIAAQDNREGTESSLDFYNFGLGLINGSEKLGYLTISMSGPTGDGVSVRAIGSQDGGTTWQRESAFMDDGLTSVADMTTLAPLPVQRLVTGLQVGTVIAPASNLTLTNEVPIDGSVTLTISYL; this is encoded by the coding sequence ATGAGTACCCCCCGCAACCTCCTGATCGCCGCGCTGCTGGCGAGCGTCGGCCCTGCCTTCGCTGCGTCCAGTATCGACCTGAGCGTCAGGGGGGCGATTACACCGAGTGCCTGCACCCCTGGCCTGCCCAACGCCGGTGTCATTGAATTGGGCAAGGTGTCGGCCAAGGACCTACGCCTTGACCTACCCACTTACCTGCCCGGCCAAACCCTGGAGATGACGGTGACCTGCGAAGCCGCGACGTTGTTCGCCATCGCCGCCCAGGACAACCGGGAAGGCACGGAGTCCAGTCTCGACTTCTATAACTTCGGCCTCGGACTGATCAATGGCAGTGAAAAACTTGGCTATCTCACGATCTCCATGTCCGGCCCCACCGGGGACGGAGTCTCCGTCAGAGCCATTGGTTCGCAGGACGGCGGCACGACCTGGCAGCGCGAGAGTGCCTTCATGGATGACGGCCTGACGTCTGTTGCAGACATGACCACGCTGGCGCCCTTGCCGGTGCAACGACTGGTCACTGGCCTGCAGGTCGGCACCGTCATCGCCCCGGCCAGCAACCTGACCCTGACCAATGAAGTGCCCATCGACGGCTCCGTGACCCTTACGATTTCGTACCTGTAA
- a CDS encoding amino acid ABC transporter substrate-binding protein has translation MKVLKSTLAIVTAAAVLGVSGFAQAGATLDAVQKKGFVQCGVSDGLPGFSVPDASGKILGIDADVCRAVAAAVFGDATKVKFSQLNAKERFTALQSGEVDILSRNTTMTSSRDAGMGLKFPGFITYYDGIGFLVNNKLGVKSAKELDGATICIQAGTTTELNVSDYFRGNNLKYTPITFDTSDESAKSLESGRCDVLTSDKSQLFAQRSKLAAPKDYVVLPETISKEPLGPVVRNGDDEWLAIVRWVGYAMLNAEEAGITSKNVEAEAKSTKNPDVARLLGADGEYGKDLKVKKDWVVQIVKQVGNYGEVFERNLGKSTPLEIDRGLNALWNNGGIQYAPPVR, from the coding sequence ATGAAGGTATTGAAATCCACCCTGGCCATCGTGACTGCGGCGGCTGTACTGGGTGTCAGCGGTTTCGCCCAAGCTGGCGCCACCCTGGATGCCGTGCAGAAGAAAGGCTTTGTGCAATGTGGCGTGAGCGACGGCCTGCCGGGTTTCTCGGTGCCGGATGCCAGCGGCAAGATCCTCGGGATCGACGCTGACGTGTGCCGCGCTGTAGCCGCTGCTGTTTTCGGTGACGCGACCAAGGTCAAATTCAGCCAGTTGAACGCCAAGGAGCGTTTCACCGCGCTTCAATCCGGCGAAGTCGACATTCTGTCCCGTAACACCACCATGACCAGCTCCCGCGACGCCGGCATGGGCCTGAAATTCCCAGGCTTCATCACTTACTACGACGGCATCGGCTTCCTGGTAAACAACAAGCTGGGCGTGAAAAGTGCCAAGGAGCTGGACGGTGCAACCATCTGCATCCAGGCCGGCACCACCACTGAGCTGAACGTTTCCGACTACTTCCGCGGCAACAACCTGAAATACACCCCGATCACCTTCGACACCTCCGACGAAAGCGCCAAGTCGCTGGAATCCGGGCGCTGCGACGTGCTGACCTCCGACAAGTCCCAACTGTTCGCCCAGCGCAGCAAGCTGGCCGCGCCGAAGGACTACGTGGTTCTGCCGGAAACCATTTCCAAAGAGCCATTGGGCCCGGTCGTACGTAACGGCGACGACGAATGGCTGGCCATCGTGCGCTGGGTTGGCTACGCCATGCTCAACGCTGAAGAAGCCGGCATCACTTCGAAAAACGTTGAAGCTGAAGCCAAGTCCACCAAGAACCCGGACGTTGCGCGTCTGCTCGGTGCTGACGGCGAATACGGCAAAGACCTGAAAGTGAAGAAAGATTGGGTTGTGCAGATCGTCAAGCAAGTCGGTAACTACGGTGAAGTGTTCGAGCGCAACCTGGGCAAGAGCACCCCGCTGGAAATCGACCGTGGCCTGAACGCGCTGTGGAACAACGGCGGCATTCAATACGCACCCCCTGTGCGCTGA
- a CDS encoding amino acid ABC transporter permease, translating to MQKQIGAPKQKLSFSDPKVRAWLFQIITIVAVVSLGWYLFNNTQTNLQHRGITSGFDFLERSAGFGIAQHLIDYTESDSYARVFVIGLLNTLLVTFIGVILATLLGFVIGVARLSPNWMINKLATVYVEVFRNIPPLLQILFWYFAVFLTMPGPRNSHNFGDTFFVSSRGLNMPAAIAADGFWPFVVSILVAIVAIVLMARWANKRFEATGVPFHKFWAGLALIIVIPALCTLIFGAPLHWEMPELKGFNFVGGWVLIPELLALTLALTVYTAAFIAEIVRSGIKSVSHGQTEAARSLGLRPGPTLRKVIIPQALRVIIPPLTSQYLNLAKNSSLAAGIGYPEMVSLFAGTVLNQTGQAIEVIAITMSVYLAISISISLLMNWYNKRIALIER from the coding sequence ATGCAAAAACAAATCGGCGCACCCAAGCAGAAGCTAAGCTTCAGCGACCCTAAAGTGCGTGCGTGGCTCTTCCAGATCATCACGATTGTGGCGGTGGTCTCGCTGGGCTGGTACCTCTTCAACAACACCCAGACCAACCTTCAACACCGGGGCATTACCTCGGGTTTCGACTTTCTTGAACGCAGTGCCGGCTTCGGCATCGCGCAGCATTTGATCGACTACACCGAATCGGACAGCTATGCCCGAGTCTTTGTGATCGGTTTGCTCAACACTTTGCTGGTGACCTTCATCGGCGTGATCCTGGCGACCCTGCTCGGTTTTGTTATCGGCGTGGCGCGGCTGTCGCCGAACTGGATGATCAACAAGCTGGCGACCGTGTATGTGGAAGTGTTCCGCAACATTCCGCCGCTGCTGCAAATCCTGTTCTGGTATTTCGCGGTGTTCCTGACCATGCCGGGGCCGCGTAACAGTCATAACTTCGGCGATACCTTCTTTGTCAGCAGCCGTGGCCTGAACATGCCGGCAGCGATTGCCGCCGATGGGTTCTGGCCGTTTGTGGTCAGCATTTTGGTTGCCATCGTGGCAATCGTGCTGATGGCGCGTTGGGCCAACAAGCGTTTTGAAGCGACTGGCGTTCCGTTCCATAAATTCTGGGCGGGCTTGGCGCTGATCATCGTGATCCCTGCGTTGTGCACCTTGATCTTCGGTGCGCCGCTGCACTGGGAAATGCCCGAGCTCAAGGGTTTCAACTTTGTCGGCGGCTGGGTCCTGATCCCTGAACTGCTGGCGCTGACCCTGGCGTTGACCGTCTACACCGCCGCGTTTATCGCCGAGATCGTGCGGTCGGGCATCAAGTCCGTCAGCCACGGCCAGACCGAAGCCGCGCGCTCCCTGGGCCTGCGCCCTGGGCCGACGTTGCGCAAGGTCATCATCCCGCAGGCCCTGCGGGTGATCATTCCGCCGCTGACCAGCCAATACCTCAACCTGGCGAAAAACTCGTCCCTGGCGGCCGGTATTGGTTACCCGGAAATGGTTTCGCTGTTTGCCGGCACGGTGCTCAACCAGACCGGCCAGGCCATCGAAGTCATTGCCATCACCATGAGCGTGTACCTGGCGATCAGCATCAGCATTTCCCTGCTGATGAACTGGTACAACAAGCGCATTGCGCTGATCGAGCGGTGA
- a CDS encoding amino acid ABC transporter permease, translating into MSSHTFKPDMPPPNKVFGPMAWMRANLFSSWLNTLLTLLAFYLIYLVVPPILSWAIIDANWVGTTRADCTKEGACWVFIQQRFGQFMYGYYPGDLRWRVDLTVWLAIVGVAPLFISRFQRKAVYGLSFLVLYPIIAFFLLHGGAFGLTNVATSQWGGLMLTLVIATVGIAGALPLGIMLALGRRSNMPAIRVVCVTFIEFWRGVPLITVLFMSSVMLPLFLPEGMGIDKLLRALIGVILFQSAYVAEVVRGGLQAIPKGQYEAAAAMGLGYWRSMGLVILPQALKMVIPGIVNTFIALFKDTSLVIIIGLFDLLNSVKQAAADPKWLGMATEGYVFAALVFWIFCFGMSRYSIHLEHKLDTGHKR; encoded by the coding sequence ATGAGTTCACATACTTTCAAACCGGATATGCCGCCGCCGAACAAAGTGTTCGGGCCGATGGCCTGGATGCGCGCCAACCTGTTCTCCAGCTGGCTCAACACGCTGCTGACGCTGTTGGCGTTCTACCTGATCTACCTGGTGGTACCGCCGATCCTGAGCTGGGCGATCATCGACGCCAACTGGGTCGGTACGACACGCGCTGATTGCACCAAGGAAGGCGCCTGCTGGGTGTTCATCCAACAGCGCTTCGGGCAGTTCATGTACGGCTACTACCCCGGCGACCTGCGCTGGCGCGTGGACCTCACCGTGTGGCTGGCCATCGTTGGCGTGGCGCCGTTGTTCATCTCGCGCTTCCAGCGCAAGGCGGTCTACGGGCTGAGCTTTTTGGTGCTGTACCCGATCATCGCGTTCTTCCTGCTGCACGGCGGTGCGTTTGGCCTGACCAACGTGGCGACCAGCCAATGGGGCGGCCTGATGCTGACCCTGGTGATCGCCACCGTCGGCATCGCCGGCGCCTTGCCGCTCGGCATCATGCTCGCGCTCGGGCGGCGTTCGAATATGCCAGCGATTCGAGTGGTCTGTGTGACCTTCATCGAGTTCTGGCGCGGCGTGCCGTTGATCACCGTGCTGTTCATGTCCTCGGTGATGCTGCCGTTGTTCCTGCCCGAAGGCATGGGTATCGACAAGCTGCTGCGGGCGTTGATCGGCGTGATCCTGTTCCAGTCGGCCTATGTGGCCGAAGTGGTGCGCGGTGGCTTGCAGGCGATTCCCAAAGGTCAGTACGAAGCCGCTGCTGCGATGGGCCTGGGTTACTGGCGTTCGATGGGCCTGGTGATTCTGCCGCAGGCCCTGAAGATGGTGATTCCGGGCATCGTCAACACGTTCATTGCGCTGTTCAAGGACACGAGCCTTGTGATCATCATCGGCCTGTTCGACCTGCTCAACAGCGTCAAGCAAGCCGCCGCCGACCCTAAATGGTTGGGCATGGCCACCGAAGGCTACGTGTTCGCCGCCCTGGTGTTCTGGATTTTCTGTTTTGGTATGTCGCGCTATTCCATTCATTTGGAACACAAGCTCGACACAGGCCACAAGCGTTAG